DNA sequence from the Streptomyces sp. NBC_01497 genome:
CGACGAACTCCTCCGCGTGCTCCTGGCGCCGGGTGCCCGCACCGGTGTTGACGCGTACGACGCACAGGTCCGGGTCGAGTACGTGCAGCCCCACGGGCGACTGGCCGAACAGCGCGTCCAGCACGGCCGCGTCCCAGACCACCGCACCCGGTTCCTCAGCGAGGTCCACCGCCCAGTGCAGCTCTCCTGCCGGATCAGCGCCCTTTCCGCCCTCCCCGCTCGGGGCGCCCGTGCCGGTCCGGTCCATACGAGGCCGTACGCGCAGCGCGAGGTCCCGCGACGAGGTCGCCCAGATCGCCGGCCGGCCCAGGGCCTGCGCGGCGGTGCGCCCGAAGACCCGCTCCGCCCGCGCGGTCCAGGACCGCACGGTGCCGGTGCCGTCCACGACGAGCAGCGGCCCGTCGTCGGCCGGTTCCGACAGCTCCTCCGTCACCTCGGGCTCCCTTCGTCCGGCGCTCACAGCGCCGCGTGGTTTTCGCCCGTACAGGCAACGGTGCCAACAGCCGGACCGAACGGCGACCCGAGACGGTACGAACCGTCCGGGCGCCCGGGGCGGCCCCGCCTCCTCGCCGCGCCCGGGGGCGGAAGCGGTGACGCTCCTGCGCGTGACGGCGGCGGCGGGGAGTGGCGGCGACAGCGGGAGCGGTCAGGACGGCGAACGGGCTTGCTGACTTGCCGGGCGGCTAGTAAGTTACTTGTCGACCGGTAAGTAAGCGGGTGCCCTCAGGCGCGCACCCCGCCGAGGGCAGAAACGGACGGACGGTTCCCGATGACCGCAGACGCAACGAGCGCCGCGCCCCCCGCGCGGCTCTCGCCACGGGAGATCATGGCCGCGATGGTCGCCCTGCTGATCGCCATGCTGCTGGCGATGCTCGACAACACGATCGTGGCGCCCGCACTGCCGACGATCGTCGGCGATCTCGGCGGGCTGGAACACCTGTCCTGGGTGACGACCGGGTACATCCTGGCCTCCACCGCCGCCACCCCGATCTGGGGCAAACTCGGCGACCTCTACGGCCGCCGCAGGACCTTCCTCGCGGCCATCGCCCTCTTCCTCGTCGGCTCCGCGCTCTGCGGAATGGCCCAGAACTTCGACGAGCTGGTCGGCTTCCGCGCGCTCCAGGGCCTCGGGGCCGGCGGACTGATGGTCGGCGTGCTGGCCGTCGTCGCCGACATCGTGCCGCCGCGCGAGCGCAGCAAGTACCAGGGCGTGATGATGGCCGCCATGCCGGTCGCCATGATCGGCGGCCCGCTGGTCGGCGGCTTCATCACCGACCACCTCACCTGGCGGTGGGCGTTCTACGTCAACCTGCCGCTCGGTGCGATCGCGCTGGTGGTCGCCTGGTTCACGCTGCGCACCCTGCCCAAGGGCACCAACGACGGCACCAAGCGGGTCGACTGGTCGGGTGCCGCGCTCCTGACCACCTGGATCACCGCACTCGTCCTGATGACCAGCTGGGGCGGCGGCCAGTACGCGTGGCTCTCCGCGCCCATCATCGGCCTGGCGGTGCTCACCGTCGCCGCGTTCGTCGCCTTCGTGTTCGTCGAGCGGCGCGTGGCCGACCCGATCATGCCGCTGAGCGTCTTTCGGAACCGCAACTTCTCGCTGGCCGGCACGCTCGCGTTCCTCTCCGGGTTCGCGATGTTCGGCGGCGTGACCTTCCTGCCCCAGTTCCAGCAGTTCGTCCAGGGCGCGTCGGCCACGAACAGCGGGCTGCTGCTGATGCCGATGATGATCGCGGCCATGGTGGTGTCCATCGCGAGCGGTACGGTCATCAGCCGCACCGGCCGCTACAAGATGTTCCTCGTCGCGGGAGCGGCCCTGATGGCGGCCGGCCTCGGCCTGTTCGGCAGCATGGACACCGCCACCTCGTCGCTGGTCACCGGGCTGTTCATGGTCCCGCTCGGCATCGGCCTCGGCGGTCTCATGCAGACCACCACGCTCCTCGCGCAGAGCAGCGCCCCGCTCAAGGACATCGGGGCGGCCACCGGCGCCTCGACCTTCCTGCGCAACATGGGCGGCTCGATCGGCGTCTCGGTGCTCGGCTCGATCTACGCGAGCGGGCTCAGCTCCCACCTCGGCGGCCTCGGCGGCGCGGCGGGCGCGGGCAACGCGGCACAGTCCATGACGCCCCAGGCGCTGCGCAAGCTGCCGGCCGCGGCCCAGCATGTCTTCGCCTCCGCGGTGACGCACGGCATCGTGGAGGTCTTCACGGTCGCCGCGATCGTCGCGGCCTGCGGTGTGATCGTCGCGCTGTTCATCAAGCAGGTGCCGCTGCGCGGCTTCGGCGGCGGTGCGAAGGACACGAAGGTGACCACATCGGGATCCGGGACGCCGGCCGAGGTGGAGATCACCGTCTGACCGGCCCGGCGGCGTGGCCCGGCTCCCGCCGTGCCACGCCGCCGCCACCGCTCACACCGCGCACGCGGTTCCGGCCACCGCCCCCGTACAGCGGGGGCGGTGGCGGTGGCGGTGGCGCGCCCGGTACCGGGGCCGGCGCGCCGGTACCGGGGGAGCCGGTACGGGGGGAGCCGGTACGGGGGAGAGGCCGCCGCGCCCGTACCGAGGAGCGGCGGTGCCCTCGTGGCCGGGAAGCCGGTGGCGCGCACGTCTCATCGTCAGGCCCGGGACCAGGACCCCAGGACCATCAGGGTCTTCGTGCCGGTGATCTGGCCGGAGCGGCGCAGACCGTCGATCACGTGCTGGAGGTGGTCGAGATCCCGCACCCGCACCTGTAGGAGCGCGTCGGGATCTCCCGCGATCGTGAAGACCGCCTGTACCTCGGGCACCGTGTGCGCGCTCCCCACGATCTCGCGTACGGGCGTCGTGCCCGCGTACCGCAACTCCACGAACGCCTCGATGCCCCACCCGAGTTTCGCGTGGTCGACCTGGACCGTGAAGCGGGTGATCACCCCCGAGTCGCGCAGCCGGTCCACCCTGCGCTTGACGGCGGCTACGGACAGGCCGACCTCGGCCGCCATCTCGGAGAAGGTCCTCCTGCCGTCCTCGCGCAGCATGCGAAGCAGCCGGTGGTCCGTGTCGTCCAACTCGGCCATGGGACACCCCTCCCTACGCACACATCTGGTCGTGGCAAGCAAACTATTACAGGCGTACCGGTCTCTGGCGGAAAAATTTTGCGACTTCCCGACCATTCCGCGCCAGATACTTGCCCGCACTCCGGTGCCGCGCTCTGATCAGCGAGTAGCGTGGCGAGGGTCCGACGTCAGGTCCGCAGTCGGGGCTCGCGCCACCCGCAGCCCGTCCGCCCGTACCGGTGCACCCCTACCGGTTCCGGTACTTGTCAGAAGGAAGCCGCCGTGCCCGTCGACCGCCTGCTGCCCAGTGAAGAGGCCCAGGACCTGATCGCGCTGACCCGCCGGATCGCCGACCGCGAGCTGGCCCCGCTCGTCGACCTGCACGAGCGCAAGGAGACGTACCCCGACGGGCTGTTCGCGATGCTCGGCGAGGCCGGGCTGCTCGGATTGCCGTACCCGGAGGAACTCGGCGGCGGGGGACAGCCCTACGAGGTCTACCTGCAGGTGCTTGAGGAACTGTCGGCGCGCTGGGCGGCGGTGGCGGTGGCGGCGAGCGTGCACACGCTGGCCGCCTTCCCGCTCGTGACCTTCGGTACCGACGCCCAGCGCGAGCGCTGGGCCGAGGACGTCCTGTCGGGCGCCCTGGTCGGCGGCTACAGCCTCTCCGAGCCGCAGGCCGGATCCGACGCGGCGGCCATCGTCTGCAAGGCCGTGCCGGAACCGGACGGTTACCGCATCACCGGGTCCAAGGCGTGGATCACGCATGGCGGGAAGGCCGGTTTCTACGCGCTGTTCGCCCGGACCGCGCCAGGCAGCCACGGTGTCTCCTGCTTCTTCGCTCCCGGCAGTGCCGAGGGACTCTCCTTCGGCGCCCCCGAGGACAAGATGGGGCTGCACGCCGTGCCCACGACCGCCGCCTACTGGGACGGCGCGCTGCTGTCCGGGGACCGGCTGATCGGCACGGAGGGCCAGGGCCTCGAAATCGCCTTCAGCGCCCTCGACTCGGGGCGTCTCGGCATCGCGGCCTGCGCCACCGGCCTCGCACAGGCGGCGCTGGACGCCGCCGTCACCTACGCCAACGAACGCACCACGTTCGGCCGCCGCATCATCGACCACCAGGGCCTCGGCTTCCTGCTCGCGGACATGGCCGCCGCCGTCGGTTCGGCCCGCGCCACCTACCTGGACGCGGCCCGCAGACGCGACGCGGGACGCGAGTACAGCAGGCATGCGAGCATCGCCAAGCTCACCGCCACCGACGCCGCGATGAAGGTCACCACGGACGCGGTCCAGGTCTTCGGCGGCTACGGCTACACGCGGGACTACCCGGTCGAGCGCTACATGCGCGAAGCGAAGATCATGCAGATCTTCGAAGGCACGAACCAGATCCAGCGCCTGGTCATCAGCCGCGGACTCGCGACCCACTCCGAGCGCGAGTAGACCTTCCGGCGGTCGCGCGGACCACTTCTCGGGGTGACCGTTTCGCGGTCCGTGGCGAGGGTCGGTCCGGTCGCGTGACGGCGGCCGGGCGGGCAGGCGGGAGATCTCCGGGAGGCCGTCGGCGCCCGAGGGCCGTGCCCCGGTGGGTGTACCGGGTCACCGGCCGCCCACCCGGCACCCGACACCCGACCCCGCCACTGGTCGGCCGTGCGCCGGGCGCATGTGGGGAGCGGAGCGCGCGTGCGGCCGTCCAGAATGGCCCCATGACTCTTCCCGTGCGATACGTGGAGGGCGACGCGACGGCGCCCGTGGCCTCCGGCCCCCGCATCATCGCCCACGTCTGCAACGACGTCGGCGGCTGGGGCGCCGGCTTCGTCGTGGCCCTGTCACGGCGTGGACCGGAGCCCGAGGCCGCCTACCGGACCTGGTACCGGGGCCGCGCCACCAACGACTTCCGCCTCGGAGCCGTCCAACTGGTTCCGGTCCAGGTGGACATGTGGGTCGCCAACATGATCGGGCAGCACGGACTCAGGCGTGCGGGCGGACGGCCCCCGGTGCGGTACGAGGCGATCGAGGAGGCGCTGGGCCGACTGGCGGAACACGCGCTGCGGCTCGGCGCCTCGGTGCACATGCCGCGGATCGGCTGCGGACTGGCCGGTGGTGAGTGGTCGCGCGTGGAGCCCCTGCTGAGGGCGGGTTTGGGGG
Encoded proteins:
- a CDS encoding Lrp/AsnC family transcriptional regulator, which encodes MAELDDTDHRLLRMLREDGRRTFSEMAAEVGLSVAAVKRRVDRLRDSGVITRFTVQVDHAKLGWGIEAFVELRYAGTTPVREIVGSAHTVPEVQAVFTIAGDPDALLQVRVRDLDHLQHVIDGLRRSGQITGTKTLMVLGSWSRA
- a CDS encoding acyl-CoA dehydrogenase family protein, encoding MPVDRLLPSEEAQDLIALTRRIADRELAPLVDLHERKETYPDGLFAMLGEAGLLGLPYPEELGGGGQPYEVYLQVLEELSARWAAVAVAASVHTLAAFPLVTFGTDAQRERWAEDVLSGALVGGYSLSEPQAGSDAAAIVCKAVPEPDGYRITGSKAWITHGGKAGFYALFARTAPGSHGVSCFFAPGSAEGLSFGAPEDKMGLHAVPTTAAYWDGALLSGDRLIGTEGQGLEIAFSALDSGRLGIAACATGLAQAALDAAVTYANERTTFGRRIIDHQGLGFLLADMAAAVGSARATYLDAARRRDAGREYSRHASIAKLTATDAAMKVTTDAVQVFGGYGYTRDYPVERYMREAKIMQIFEGTNQIQRLVISRGLATHSERE
- a CDS encoding macro domain-containing protein; this translates as MTLPVRYVEGDATAPVASGPRIIAHVCNDVGGWGAGFVVALSRRGPEPEAAYRTWYRGRATNDFRLGAVQLVPVQVDMWVANMIGQHGLRRAGGRPPVRYEAIEEALGRLAEHALRLGASVHMPRIGCGLAGGEWSRVEPLLRAGLGERGVPVTVYDLPGR